One Phaseolus vulgaris cultivar G19833 chromosome 4, P. vulgaris v2.0, whole genome shotgun sequence DNA window includes the following coding sequences:
- the LOC137838518 gene encoding uncharacterized protein — protein MTDLPIRKVLQKPDVAGRMVRWAVELSESDVQYEPRGPIKGQIYADFVVELSSATTHQEGAGFRWVLSVDGSSNQQGSRAGVILEGPDGLLIEQALRFASKDSNNQGEYEALIAGMLLAKEMGVKGLLAKSDSLLVTGQDTGEYQAKDPQMAAYLEYIQVLKESF, from the coding sequence ATGACAGACCTTCCAATTCGCAAGGTCTTACAAAAGCCAGATGTGGCAGGCAGAATGGTGCGATGGGCAGTAGAGCTGTCTGAGTCTGACGtacagtatgagcctagaggcccCATCAAGGGTCAGATTTACGCTGACTTTGTAGTAGAGCTCTCCTCAGCAACCACGCACCAAGAAGGAGCAGGTTTCAGATGGGTGCTTTCTGTAGATGGTTCCTCTAACCAACAAGGTAGTAGGGCtggtgtcatcttggaaggaccagatgggttgctgattgagcaggccctacggTTTGCTTCCAAGGACAGTAACAATCAAGGAGaatatgaggccctgatcgctggaatgttgttggccaaggagatgggagtgAAGGGGTtgctggcaaagagtgactctttGTTAGTTACAGGTCAAGACACGGGGGAGTACCAAGCtaaagaccctcagatggccGCATACCTAGAATACATCCAAGTTCTAAAGGAGTCGTTCTAG